In the Silene latifolia isolate original U9 population chromosome 1, ASM4854445v1, whole genome shotgun sequence genome, GAAAAACCAACTTAGTATAGATTATTATAGATACATTGAACTTATCTCAATAATGATggacaataataattataataataaaggtTGACAAATAAACAAATGTATATTGCGTAACACCATCTAAATTAACTAATAAAACGACGATGGAATATACAATCAACATTCAACTGTATCCTTTTATTTATAATTCAACCATGTTCAGCTTCTTTCGTCGTTCCTATGTTAAACACAAACAAAACTTACATGAAATTAATCGACGGCGATCGTAATCAATTACACCGTTCTAATTAATGGACGGCCGTCGTAATTAATAAACACGTAAAAGAAAAATTCCtagaaaaataaaaatgaaagaaCGTATAAACGCATGTAATTAACGATTAATTGAATGATTCAAATATTTAAAAACTCTCATGAAACTTTACATGATGTAGAAGAAGTGACAGCAGATGAAGACGAGGAAGTAGTTGATCCCATTCTCTCAGCTAAGTTAGCTAGAGACTGCAAGTTGCATCGTACGATTGTGTCAACAAATACACACGTTTCTTGTTTCGTGTTCCCTTCTGGTACGTCTACCACGTATGATTCTACCACCACGGTCCCCTCCTCCATATTATTATCACCCTCTTCGACCGCGCCAGGTAAGCTGGCGCGTGCTAAGGGGTAGGAGGGGTGTACCGTGGTAACAGAGCGGTAGTTCTGTAGACGGTGCTCTCCGCTTATCACACGGAATCCTATTGCACGGGATTCTTCGTCCAGTACTTCCAAGCGCTCGGTGCTGGACGCGGCGGGGACGCCTGACACGCAGTGGACCTCCCTCAGGGATCCTACCTGGCCTGCGTCGCCTGTTATTAGGCGACAGCTACGTAGGAAGTGTTTGTAGGTCTGGGGCTCATCAAACCGCCTCACGAGCTCCCAGACGTTCTGCATAGGAGCGGCGATACGCCGGACCACGGCCGAGCAGCACTGATTGGGCATAACCTCGTGGTTGTGGTGGCGGGCGATGATCTCCATCTGTCTGTCTGGGGAGGGGCAAGAGCGAGAGAGTTCCCGTGTTAGCTCTTCGGCTAAGGAGGGCATCATCTCGGCTGCCATTGTTTTCGTGACCGACGACGATATGTCGGTTGCAAATGTAGTCGTGGTTGTGGTCGTGGTTGTTGTCGTCCGGAGCTGGAGAGTTGAAGGCATCGTCTTCGCTCTCCACTCCTACAAGGTTTCTTAACACAAAAGATGAGAGATTTTAGAGAGGAGAAAACGTAGATTAGAGAGTTTGAAAGAGTTGGCAAGGAATTATGATGAAAGAAGAAGAGGAGGGGGATCTTATCTGGCGAAGAAGCAAGTGGGATCAACAAGTTGCAACCAAAATAATAGTAATTGGACTTTGATGAATTAAGCGACTTTGCTCTTCCTCTAATTTCTTGTAGTACTAGGCAACCACTCAAACTTGCCAATATTATATACCCATTAAATAATCTTCTTTTTTCTCAGACTGACTTATTTTATAACAAAATTAAAGTGTGATCATCTTTATTGTAGGACCAGTCGATCACCTTATTTAATAACCAAATTGTCCTTGCCAATCAAAGTGAAGATTCAAAACCAAACAATCTTAAAAGAGGAAAAGCACAAATTACAGATGATAAATTGTAATAACCCACATCCACATCTAGGGGTGATCAAAAATatacgaaacggttttaatatacGGATATGATACGGTATACGGTTTTCAATTAAACGaatttccgtatatacgatacggatttccgtatatacgatacgatTTTCAAAAAATCGTATCGTATCCGGGTCGGGCAAAAACAAAACCGGGTATACGGTTTCTGATACAGTTTTTGAAAAGaattaaaaaaaaccaaaaatatcttacAAAAACTAAGTAATTAACCAAAATCACTTTGACTTGTCCACTTTCTTTTTCCCTAATGCATTTGTAAAATGAATATTGAaattttgattattttaatatcTAACCTATTATTAAATATAAGTTAGGGTGTACCGGTTTTATCGCGTATGCAACAAATTGAACAACAAACAACTGAAATCCGTATCCGGGTATACGAAAATCGGATATACGGAAAAACCGGGTATACGGTTAAACCGGGTCGAATCCGTATCGACAAAATTGTGAATTTAAAAACCGTATACTCGATACGGTTTttaaaaccgtatcgggtatacggttttgctcagccctatCCACATCCGATCAACCCATTATTGGGTCGATAAAATGCGTATCATGTAGTAGACCAGTAAATACTAAATTTGCTACTCCcttcataccacaccaatggtaatatTGACACTATTTATGATagtagggaatcttcgatattattcttaatctataagacaaaatatagtcatgtgaaatcttgtttgatttatcgtcatgaatgctataagaatatcaaatttttatactccctcctattcattttaactctcccctttcaaaagggcacgcaaattaaggagaggattattttattgtaaaatattgtggtggtgtaaggtaattggagagagggaagataTTATTGTGGGGTACGATGATTAAAATacgtattgttgtggggtaaggtgattaaaataaaataaagtatgagtattgtgaggtattgttgtggggtaagatgattaaaataagtataaaattttactaaataaagaaaggggaagagttatatgaatagatgaaaaaggaaagaaggggacttaaaatgaataggagggagtaatttttaataatgtgtaactaaagatatccacgttgcaaaacgtgtctcgacaagtgtgaaaaattcaatgttaccattggtgtggtatggatgGAGTATAAGAAAAAGTCATTAGTTTTGTTCCGTTAATAAGCTAACttttaaattaaatgaataagtAGTGAGacatcttatctttattaattcagaagccAATGCTGAATGGAGAATGCGCCACCTCATTTgtacaaccttttttttttttttttttttgaaattcaggTTATGGTGGGTCCCGTTGGTGTGCAAAGAATTCATTTCTTCAAATCGTCTGCCTGCCAATACAACCATGCGACAATTCCTGTCTTAAAAAAACTATGAAATAATTACATACAAtcagaataaatgaaattaattgcatataatcggaatgaattacaattcgaaataaatgaaaaaaattacatataatcggaatgaattacataattaacaatgaaattacataattaataataaaattacataattacgagaataaattacatttaattacgggaaCGAATTACATATAATGGGAATATATTAcataaattaatgaaattaattattACAAACGATGCGAATAAATTAACtaacttaaataatttttaaaactagatagtacAATGTAGTTGAGCGCTTAGTGAGAGATTTATGTGCCGAATATAGTGAAACTCTTACTGATGTTATCCGTCTGTAACTGAAAATGAACATTCACCCGGTAGTTGTTGTTTTAACGAATCCTATTTACGTGGAgaatgttcatttccagttaGATCATCCACTAATATAGAACTATtagataattaaaatataaatgtaaaaataaaatattcatcAAAAAACATTCATACTGTCCTAAATAaaaacccgtgcaattttgcacgggtttaaaactagttttatttaatttaacAGTTCAATTCTTTGTCTTATTGACTGAGTCCCAAATGTTGAAATTGTTACAAAAGATGAAAAAAGATAAGACCCTAATTAAAAACACACAAACTTAAGATGGTTTACgtacttaatttaatttcatAGTGCAAAATTGACAAAGTTGGACCTAATATATTCATAAGGCATAGCATAGATGAGTACGTAAGGATCCTTTTTATTTCCTAAACATATATAAATGGAGGTTTATTATTTTTCAACGGTTCAGATTAACTTTGAGTTTAATCAGATTGTGAATTTACTTGAAAATGAAAAAGGTTAATGATTGAGATTGAAATATATAGTATAATAATCTTTGTGAGAGGATCCTATTCGAACATAGATCGGGAGTTCAATTCCTTTATATAGGTGGCAACTTTCAGAAACTTTTTATGCATGTAAAAAAGATGTTAAGTGAAGCTATAAAAATATggtaagttttaaaaaaaaaaacaatggtaTGGTAACATAAGCTATAAAGCTATGTTCTTTTTTGCTTAATTTCAGTTGTTATTCAGCTCAGTTTAGCTCACTTTAATTCAGATCAGCTTATTTCAGCTCTATTCATTTCAGTTAACTTTAATTTCGTTCAATTTCATTCAGCTCACTTCAATTTAGTTCAACTCACTTCAACtatattcaattcagttcagctctattcagtccaaaagaacataaCCTAATTTAAGTTTATTGGACTTTAATTTTTACTAATAAGTAGATGTAAAAATTGATAATAATTAATTTCCTCttcaacataattttttaaataatttttgaAATATATTTAAATAAGTCTCAAACATTTTAAAGTGAAATCATTCTCCAATATTTGTGTCAATTTCCGATTTAGTAATTTAAAAACCTTATTAAACaagtgttttttttattatgtaatATTTTTTTTACCATATATAAACTAATTGGTTGAACACAAAAATTTGGAGAGATAATATAAGCTCATTCATCTGTTCCCATTTATGTGTTTTCCGtgacttttttcttttttttctttttggaaaAATGAACGATAATATTAAAGTGCGAAGATCAACGCGAAGTCTATTCAGTACAGTACAAACTTTGGGGAAGGGTCAGGTGATAACGGAGTACAAACATGGGCAAGATCTGAGTACAAAGCTACAACAAAAGGGGGTACATAATCCCAATTATAAAAAACTCATTGGAGCTCGAGTCGCTCAAAGCGAACTTGAAAATTGTGTCCGCAACATGATTTGTAGACCGCTTCTCATAGATGATGGTCGTTAAAGGTGAGGCTTTTAATCGAACCCTGCATTTCAAAATGATGTTACCATATGCATGTGTGGTTTGCTTTATCTGAAGACCCAAAAAGAATCCTAgctctcccatcatgctcatctcgaactcCGATTGCATAAGATTAGAGAAATAAGCACACAAAACATcattagttgctccaaaaatgaTATCATCTACATAAATTTGAATAACTAATAGATCCTCTTTCATCGGTTTTAAAAATAATGTCTTGTCAACAGAACCTCTTTGAAATCCATTTTCAATAAGGAACTTTGATAGTCTATCATACCAAGACTTaggtgcttgtttaagaccataaagTCCCTTATATAACTTATAAACATGATTAGGAAAATTACTATCTAAAAAATTGGGAGGTTGTTCAACATATACTTCCTCTTGCAAATAGCCATTAAGAAACGCggtcttaacatccatttgaaagaGTTTGATACCCATATGAGCAGCAAAAGCAATAAAGAGACGAGTGGCTTCAAGTCTTGCCACAGGTACAAAGGTTTTATCGTAATCGATCCCTTCCTGTTGATTGTATCCTTGCACTACAAGTCTAGCCTTGTTTCTCACAATCACACCTACATCATCCAATTTGTTTCGAAATACCCATTTTGTTCCTATGACGGAACGATCTCTTGGACGTGGTTCCAATTGCCACACTTTGCTTCGTTCAAATTGGTTAAGCTCCTCCTGCATAGTAATAACCCAATTTGGATCAGTTAAAGCATCATTAATATTAGAGGGTTTTAATTCTGTTATTCAGCTCAGTTTAGCTCACTTTAATTCAGATCAGCTTATTTCAGCTCTATTCATTTCAGTTAACTTTAATTTCGTTCAATTTCATTCAGCTCACTTCAATTTAGTTCAACTCACTTCAACtatattcaattcagttcagctctattcagtccaaaagaacataaCCTAATTTAAGTTTATTGGACTTTAATTTTTACTAATAAGTAGATGTAAAAATTGATAATAATTAATTTCCTCttcaacataattttttaaataatttttgaAATATATTTAAATAAGTCTCAAACATTTTAAAGTGAAATCATTCTCCAATATTTGTGTCAATTTCCGATTTAGTAATTTAAAAACCTTATTAAACaagtgttttttttattatgtaatATTTTTTTTACCATATATAAACTAATTGGTTGAACACAAAAATTTGGAGAGATAATATAAGCTCATTCATCTGTTCCCATTTATGTGTTTTCCGtgacttttttcttttttttctttttggaaaAATGAACGATAATATTAAAGTGCGAAGATCAACGCGAAGTCTATTCAGTACAGTACAAACTTTGGGGAAGGGTCAGGTGATAACGGAGTACAAACATGGGCAAGATCTGAGTACAAAGCTACAACAAAAGGGGGTACATAATCCCAATTATAAAAAACTCATTGGAGCTCGAGTCGCTCAAAGCGAACTTGAAAATTGTGTCCGCAACATGATTTGTAGACCGCTTCTCATAGATGATGGTCGTTAAAGGTGAGGCTTTTAATCGAACCCTGCATTTCAAAATGATGTTACCATAAGGTCCACAAAGAGCCGAGTTATTCAAAATTGCATTAACCGCGAGAGTACAATCAAAGCTTAAAATAAAATTCCCATGACTAGAAGCCGTAAAAACAAGACCATCCTTTTATCGCAAGCAGCTCGGAAATAAAGGGATTATGGGCTAAGATTCTAGAGGACCAACCTGTAATCCACACACCGGAGGGAGATTGGAAAACACACGCAAAACCAACAAGAGAAGAGATTATGCATCATGCCCCTTCGACTTCTTCAGTGTTCGTGACTTTTTTTGTTGACTGTGGCCTAAAATTACTCTTAAATTTTGTATTCATTTTCATTTAAGCGTAACCATTTTACTTTTAACCATTGATTCGTACTTGCTTTATTCTAAAATGGTCTCACAATAATTTTATTGTAAGACCATTCCACAATAAGATTGAAATAAAAATTCTCGCAAGCTAAGTCGGATATGCCGTATATTTGTAGAAACAATTCAAATTCACCATCAAAATAAACGCATTATATTTTGGCTCTATCATTGTTTTAAAACTTGGAATAATATTCTACTTTTTGTTGTAAAATCTAGTCTTGTGTGAATTCAAATTCTGATTTTTTTTGATAAATTACCGAGTAATTCAGTTAGGTCAATTATAACCCAAAGACATCTTCGGTAATCCTTCTGATTTTGATTTGAATGGAATTTCCCCCATTAGTTGCTATTTACTCATTTAACTCACATTATCACCTCACTAAGGCGATCATCGAGAATTTAGTAATATTGTCCAAAATAAAAATGTCTCTCCAAAGAAATCAAGAAGCACCACTTGAAATTGTCATTTTTAATTAAGAATTTACAAATAGCCAGTCCACGCCTCCACGGATTGCCTAGTCCACGTTACTTTGGCGTTACCGTTGTTAttctattgttttttttttccttaataACGAGGGCAATATTGTAAATTTGGTATTGGTGATGAGATGGGCAAATGTGGGAGTGATCCACAACGGTAGGCTAACCTCGGACAATCTCCAATCTCGTATGCTATTTTCTTTACTTAACGTCTTCTATTGGTTTATTTTTCGATTACCAAAAAGTGATTAACTTGATTCAAGGGTTACCCTAAAAAATGTATGATGCGTCGGTGCCCAATTGCCCATACCGTACCAAAGTAGGGCATTTCTAATACCCACTAGGATATAATAAATGGAGGTACATTAGTACTTATCCTCTCCAATAATGTTATTATTTACTTTAATATGTTGATTACAGGAATCATTAAATAAATATATAGTGGAAATAAAACTAAAATTACAATTGGTGGTGTATGCATTTTTTTGAATTAGTTAACCAACACAAACTCCTTTTGCCGGAATTCAGAATCCAAATACTCCGTATAATGTTGAGATGCCTTTAGTGAGTCTCATATGTAAATGCATCACTATTCAACGGTTACTCACTCTTTTTCACCTAAAGTAGAACACATTCAATCTCGATAATAATCGCCTTAATTGAAGTTAACAAAGTTCCTAAAAGTAACTAACCAATCTTCTCATTTCTCTCTTAATGGGGCTATTCAACAATGTCATTATATGATGACAATCCACGTTTAGTCTTCGCATTGAACAACAACTTTGTAATAATAAGCATGTCTTAATCCTAACCAATGACTAATGATGAGGAATTCATGTATTCAAGCATAATTCAGTGAGCAACTTGTAGATACAGCTCATTCTCAAGCATCTAGAATCTTACTTCTTCCCCTCCAAACCCTAGTGCATTTTGTACCTTTTTTTAGCGTTTTTCTGTCAAGAGTACTTAATATTTAAACTCGTTGGCACCACTACACCTAATATTATTTTAGAAAATTCTACCGTTTATTCTCGAGTTTTTCGGtttctatgttgtacccctaCATTTTTAAAATTATTCTATGGTGTGCCTATGATTTCTATACATTAGTCTAtactccctctatcccggtcatttatttgtctattccattttgggtgtctcaATCGATTGTTTGCCTTTCAATTATAGGAATGTTTTTTATGGGCAATTGAATCCTCCACATTCAATTAGTCCACTCATCATCT is a window encoding:
- the LOC141589830 gene encoding abscisic acid receptor PYL4-like; translation: MPSTLQLRTTTTTTTTTTTFATDISSSVTKTMAAEMMPSLAEELTRELSRSCPSPDRQMEIIARHHNHEVMPNQCCSAVVRRIAAPMQNVWELVRRFDEPQTYKHFLRSCRLITGDAGQVGSLREVHCVSGVPAASSTERLEVLDEESRAIGFRVISGEHRLQNYRSVTTVHPSYPLARASLPGAVEEGDNNMEEGTVVVESYVVDVPEGNTKQETCVFVDTIVRCNLQSLANLAERMGSTTSSSSSAVTSSTSCKVS